The following proteins are encoded in a genomic region of Kosakonia oryzae:
- the bcsG gene encoding cellulose biosynthesis protein BcsG — protein MTNSSMTTSTPSPLWQYWRGLSGWNFYFLVKFGLLWAGYLNFHPLLNLVFMAFLLMPLPRVRLHRLRHWIALPIGFGLFWHDTWLPGPESILSQGSQVAGFSADYLLDLVTRFINWQMIGGVFVLLVAWLFLSQWIRVTVFVVAIMIWLNVLTLTGPAFNLWPGGQPTTTVTTTGGGAAATVATAGDTPVVGDMPAQTAPPTSENLNAYLASFYASEEKRQSTFPAQLPADAQPFDLLVINICSLSWDDIEAAGLMSHPLWSHFDIVFKHFNSATAYSGPAAIRLLRASCGQSSHKNLYQQANNQCYLFDNLAKLGFTQQLMMDHNGEFGGFLKEIRDNGGVQVPLMDQSGLPPVLLSFDGSPIYDDTAVLNRWMESDSFKQGQRTATFYNLLPLHDGNHYPGDRKTADYKLRAQKLFDELDAFFTQLEKSGRKVMVVLVPEHGAALKGDKMQVSGLRDIPSPSITNVPTAIKFFGMKAPHQGAPIEINQPSSFLAVSELVTRVLDGKIFTEESVNWQQLTSNLPQTAPVSENANAIVLQYQNKPYVRLNGGDWVPYPQ, from the coding sequence ATGACTAATTCATCGATGACCACTTCAACGCCCTCGCCGCTGTGGCAATACTGGCGCGGCCTTTCCGGCTGGAATTTCTATTTTCTGGTGAAATTCGGGCTGTTATGGGCGGGCTATCTTAACTTTCATCCGCTACTGAACCTGGTATTTATGGCATTCCTGCTGATGCCACTACCGCGCGTGAGGTTACATCGTCTGCGCCACTGGATCGCGCTGCCGATTGGTTTTGGTCTCTTCTGGCATGACACCTGGCTGCCCGGCCCGGAAAGTATTCTGAGCCAGGGTTCGCAGGTTGCGGGCTTCAGCGCCGACTATCTGCTTGATCTGGTAACCCGTTTTATCAACTGGCAAATGATTGGCGGGGTTTTTGTCCTGCTGGTGGCGTGGCTGTTTTTATCGCAGTGGATCCGCGTTACCGTGTTTGTCGTCGCCATTATGATCTGGTTGAATGTGCTGACCCTGACCGGGCCGGCATTTAACTTGTGGCCTGGCGGCCAGCCAACCACCACGGTGACCACGACCGGCGGCGGTGCAGCGGCAACCGTCGCAACGGCAGGCGATACCCCGGTAGTCGGCGATATGCCCGCGCAAACCGCGCCGCCGACCTCGGAAAATCTGAATGCTTATCTTGCCAGTTTCTACGCCTCGGAAGAGAAGCGCCAAAGCACGTTCCCGGCGCAGCTTCCCGCTGACGCCCAGCCGTTTGATCTGCTGGTCATCAATATCTGTTCCCTCTCGTGGGACGATATCGAAGCGGCAGGGTTGATGTCGCACCCGCTGTGGTCGCACTTCGACATCGTATTTAAACACTTCAATTCTGCCACCGCTTACAGCGGCCCGGCGGCGATTCGTCTGCTGCGCGCCAGTTGCGGCCAGTCGTCGCACAAAAACCTCTATCAGCAGGCCAACAACCAATGCTATCTGTTCGATAATCTGGCGAAACTGGGCTTTACCCAGCAGCTGATGATGGACCATAACGGCGAGTTTGGCGGCTTCCTGAAAGAGATCCGCGATAACGGCGGCGTGCAGGTACCGTTGATGGATCAGTCTGGCCTGCCGCCTGTGCTGCTCTCTTTTGATGGTTCGCCGATCTATGACGATACTGCCGTGCTGAACCGCTGGATGGAGTCGGACAGCTTCAAGCAGGGGCAGCGCACTGCAACCTTCTACAACCTGCTGCCGCTGCACGACGGCAACCACTATCCGGGCGATCGTAAAACGGCGGATTACAAACTGCGTGCGCAGAAACTGTTTGATGAGCTGGATGCCTTCTTCACGCAGCTGGAGAAATCCGGGCGGAAAGTGATGGTGGTGCTGGTGCCGGAACACGGCGCGGCGCTGAAGGGCGACAAAATGCAGGTTTCCGGCCTGCGTGATATCCCCAGCCCGTCAATTACCAACGTCCCGACCGCGATTAAATTCTTCGGCATGAAAGCGCCGCATCAGGGCGCGCCGATTGAGATTAACCAGCCGAGCAGCTTCCTGGCGGTATCGGAACTGGTGACGCGCGTGCTGGATGGCAAAATCTTCACCGAGGAGAGCGTCAACTGGCAGCAGCTCACCAGCAATCTGCCGCAAACGGCGCCGGTTTCTGAAAACGCCAACGCCATTGTGTTGCAGTACCAGAACAAGCCATATGTTCGCCTGAATGGCGGCGACTGGGTACCGTATCCGCAGTAA
- the bcsF gene encoding cellulose biosynthesis protein BcsF, with product MMSVSDIVQLIIFCALIFFPLGYLARHWIRPIRSAFRILFTRPRYVKPAGILRRESFVKADRKHD from the coding sequence ATGATGTCAGTCAGCGATATCGTTCAGCTTATCATCTTCTGCGCACTGATCTTCTTCCCGCTGGGCTACCTTGCGCGCCATTGGATACGTCCTATCCGGTCCGCGTTTCGCATCTTATTTACCAGACCTCGCTATGTAAAACCGGCAGGAATATTGCGCCGGGAATCGTTCGTCAAGGCAGACCGCAAACATGACTAA
- the bcsE gene encoding cellulose biosynthesis c-di-GMP-binding protein BcsE: MDPIFSIGIQSLWDELRHMPTGGVWWLNIDREIDAFSLINQTIAQQDTEANVAVIGMDHDLRGILKLEKDRGPQKIRLFSMPNQSNSLYFLARDLLCSIEPENYLLILLCANNAWQNVPGPKIHQWLEKTHEWAKYHNCTLLVINPGNNNDKQASILMSEYRSLFGLASLRYQNGMHLYDVAWWCNEKGISARQQLILHHHDDRWQLAKQEETAVQPRSDEKRILSNVAVLEGAPPLSEYWSLFKTNEALFEEARASQAATLIFSLAQNNQIDNIARQVHTLRRQRGSSLKIIVRESQASLRATDERLLLGCGANMVIPWNAPLSRCLTLIESVQGQQFNRLVPEDITTLLSMTQPLKLRGYQPWNVFCDAISNMVNNQLLPPDGKGVMVALRPVPGIRVEQALTLCRPNRVGDIVSMSDNRLVLFLSFCRVNDLDTALNHIFPLPTADIFSNRMVWFEDHQIAAELVQMRMLTPEKVAKPLSETAKTKKVINAEHDGTGWRRIPEPYRLFSDTTERTS, encoded by the coding sequence GTGGACCCCATATTTTCTATTGGCATTCAGTCTTTATGGGACGAATTGCGGCATATGCCTACGGGCGGCGTTTGGTGGTTAAATATCGATCGCGAAATTGACGCATTTAGCCTTATTAATCAAACCATTGCACAGCAAGATACCGAGGCGAATGTCGCGGTTATCGGTATGGACCACGATCTACGGGGCATCCTTAAACTGGAGAAAGATCGCGGCCCCCAAAAAATTCGCCTCTTTTCCATGCCAAACCAGAGTAATAGCCTATACTTTCTCGCCCGCGATTTACTTTGCAGTATTGAGCCTGAGAATTATTTACTTATACTGCTCTGTGCTAATAATGCCTGGCAGAATGTTCCTGGTCCCAAAATACATCAATGGTTAGAAAAAACGCATGAGTGGGCGAAATATCATAATTGTACTCTGCTGGTTATTAATCCCGGCAATAACAATGACAAACAAGCCTCGATTTTGATGAGTGAATATCGATCACTGTTTGGTCTGGCAAGTTTACGCTATCAAAACGGTATGCATCTTTATGATGTCGCCTGGTGGTGTAATGAAAAAGGGATCAGCGCCCGCCAGCAACTGATTCTTCATCACCATGACGACCGCTGGCAATTAGCGAAGCAGGAAGAAACCGCCGTACAACCGCGCAGCGATGAAAAAAGAATATTAAGTAACGTGGCGGTTCTGGAAGGTGCGCCGCCGCTTTCCGAATATTGGTCTTTATTTAAAACAAACGAAGCCCTGTTTGAAGAAGCCCGCGCAAGCCAGGCGGCAACGCTGATTTTCTCGCTGGCACAAAACAACCAGATCGACAACATCGCCCGCCAGGTACATACCCTGCGCCGCCAGCGCGGCAGCAGCTTAAAAATTATCGTCCGTGAAAGCCAGGCCAGCCTGCGCGCGACCGATGAGCGATTATTGCTGGGCTGCGGCGCGAATATGGTTATCCCCTGGAACGCGCCGCTGTCGCGCTGCCTGACGCTGATTGAAAGCGTGCAGGGGCAACAATTCAACCGGCTGGTGCCGGAAGATATCACCACCCTGCTTTCCATGACCCAACCTCTGAAGCTGCGCGGCTACCAGCCGTGGAATGTCTTCTGCGATGCGATAAGCAATATGGTCAATAACCAACTGCTGCCGCCGGATGGCAAAGGCGTGATGGTTGCGCTGCGCCCGGTACCGGGCATTCGCGTCGAACAGGCGCTTACCCTTTGTCGCCCTAACCGCGTGGGGGATATTGTCAGCATGAGCGACAACCGGCTGGTGCTGTTTTTGTCCTTTTGCCGGGTCAACGATCTTGATACCGCCCTGAACCATATTTTCCCGCTGCCAACGGCCGATATCTTCTCAAACCGAATGGTGTGGTTTGAAGATCATCAGATCGCCGCAGAGCTGGTGCAAATGCGTATGCTGACGCCGGAAAAAGTGGCTAAACCGCTGTCTGAGACGGCCAAAACGAAGAAAGTCATTAACGCCGAACATGACGGCACTGGCTGGCGTCGTATTCCGGAGCCTTACCGCTTATTCAGTGACACCACGGAGCGCACATCATGA
- the bcsR gene encoding cellulose biosynthesis protein BcsR, giving the protein MHNDEPKTQTDPTLGYTFQNDFLALSKAFSLPEIDYADISQREQLAAAIKRWPLLAELSRQQ; this is encoded by the coding sequence ATGCATAACGATGAACCAAAAACGCAAACAGACCCCACTCTGGGTTATACATTCCAAAATGATTTTTTGGCACTGAGCAAGGCTTTTTCACTACCCGAAATAGATTACGCCGATATTTCCCAGCGTGAACAGTTGGCGGCAGCTATTAAGCGCTGGCCGCTACTGGCTGAATTATCCCGTCAACAATAA
- the bcsQ gene encoding cellulose biosynthesis protein BcsQ, which translates to MAILGLQGIRGGVGTTSITAALAWSLQLLGESVLVIDACPDNLLRLSFNVDFASRGGWARSVLDGQDWRDAGLRYTSQLDVLPFGQLTTSEWDVIHQHDALNQLAALLQALKTQQQYHWVLIDLPHGFSPLTRQFVAACDHVFTIIKPDINCHIRLHQQPLPAGSHILINDLRIGSQLQDDLWQVWLQSQTRILPTTIHRDEALAECLAAKQPLGEYRSDSLAAEEMVTLANWCLLHCAQPREGGERERSQL; encoded by the coding sequence ATGGCCATTTTGGGATTACAGGGGATCCGCGGCGGTGTGGGTACAACATCAATTACGGCGGCTCTGGCCTGGTCATTGCAATTATTAGGCGAATCGGTGCTGGTTATTGATGCCTGCCCTGACAATCTGCTGCGCCTGTCATTTAATGTCGATTTTGCCAGCCGTGGCGGTTGGGCGCGCTCCGTGCTTGATGGTCAGGACTGGCGCGATGCCGGTTTGCGCTACACTTCGCAGCTTGATGTATTGCCGTTCGGCCAACTCACGACGAGCGAGTGGGATGTTATTCATCAGCATGACGCGTTAAACCAGCTTGCTGCTCTTTTACAGGCGTTAAAAACGCAGCAACAGTATCACTGGGTACTCATCGATCTGCCGCACGGTTTTTCACCGTTGACGCGGCAATTCGTCGCCGCGTGCGACCATGTTTTCACCATTATCAAACCCGATATCAATTGCCATATTCGGCTGCATCAGCAGCCGCTGCCTGCGGGGTCGCATATTCTGATTAACGACCTGCGGATTGGTAGCCAGTTGCAGGATGATCTGTGGCAGGTCTGGTTACAAAGCCAGACGCGCATCCTGCCGACCACTATCCATCGTGATGAAGCGCTGGCGGAGTGTCTGGCAGCGAAACAACCGCTGGGGGAATACCGCAGCGACTCGCTGGCTGCAGAAGAGATGGTGACGCTGGCCAACTGGTGCCTGCTGCATTGCGCACAGCCGCGCGAAGGTGGTGAGCGCGAGAGGAGCCAGCTATGA
- the bcsA gene encoding UDP-forming cellulose synthase catalytic subunit produces MSGPASWLLIPPVSARLRARYQHYRQHGASWFSAASGCFWVILAWLFIPLEHPRWQQLRAQQQHWFPHIDPDRPLPLDPARYLLQSLWLLVTLPWGPPKSARRQRFARIRALRGRWYHWLDTLPERVTHRTGHLDHKKELSHISPHLRRFILGVIVVFSLILALLCITQPFNPLAQFVFLVLLWGVALLVRRIPGRFSALMLIVLSLTVSCRYIWWRYTSTLNWDDPVSLVCGLVLLFAETYAWVVLVLGYFQVAWPLNRQPVPLPKDMSLWPSVDIFVPTYNEDLNVVKNTIYASLGIDWPKDKLKIWILDDGGREEFRQFASMVGVEYIARTTHEHAKAGNINNALKYAKGEFVSIFDCDHVPTRSFLQMTMGWFLKEKKLAMMQTPHHFFSPDPFERNLGRFRKTPNEGTLFYGLVQDGNDMWDATFFCGSCAVIRRGPLDQIGGIAVETVTEDAHTSLRLHRLGYTSAYMRIPQAAGLATESLSAHIGQRIRWARGMVQIFRLDNPLFGKGLKLPQRLCYVNAMFHFLSGIPRLIFLTAPLAFLLLHAYIIYAPALMIALFVLPHMIHASLTNSKIQGKYRHSFWSEIYETVLAWYIAPPTLVALFNPHKGKFNVTAKGGLVEEEYVDWVISRPYIFLVLLNLVGVLVGIWRYFYGPENEVLTVFVSMAWVFYNMVILGGAVAVSVESKQVRRAHRVEISMPAAIAREDGHLFSCTVHDFSDGGLGIKINGQAQVLEGQKVNLLLKRGQQEYAFPTTVARVIGNQVGLQLMPLTTKQHIDFVQCTFARADTWALWQDSFPEDKPLESLFDILKLGFRGYRHLAEFAPPSVKVIFRSFTDLVAWVVSFIPRRPARNMAVQQPTT; encoded by the coding sequence ATGAGCGGCCCCGCCAGCTGGTTGCTGATCCCACCGGTCAGCGCACGCTTACGCGCGCGCTATCAGCACTATCGCCAGCATGGCGCATCGTGGTTCAGCGCGGCTTCTGGCTGCTTCTGGGTGATCCTCGCCTGGCTGTTTATCCCGCTTGAGCATCCGCGCTGGCAGCAGTTGCGGGCGCAGCAGCAGCACTGGTTTCCGCATATTGATCCTGACAGACCGCTCCCGCTTGATCCGGCGCGCTACCTGCTGCAAAGCCTCTGGCTGCTGGTGACATTACCCTGGGGACCGCCGAAATCGGCGCGGCGCCAGCGTTTTGCCCGTATCCGCGCATTGCGTGGGCGTTGGTATCACTGGCTTGATACCTTGCCGGAACGCGTGACGCATCGCACGGGTCATCTCGATCACAAAAAAGAGCTTAGCCATATCAGCCCGCACCTGCGGCGCTTTATTTTAGGCGTCATTGTGGTGTTTTCGCTGATCCTCGCCCTGTTGTGCATTACGCAGCCGTTTAACCCGCTGGCGCAGTTTGTTTTCCTGGTACTGTTGTGGGGTGTTGCGCTGCTGGTGCGCCGCATTCCGGGACGCTTTTCAGCGTTGATGCTGATTGTGCTGTCGCTGACTGTCTCTTGTCGCTATATCTGGTGGCGCTATACCTCAACCCTCAACTGGGACGATCCGGTCAGCCTGGTGTGCGGCCTGGTGCTGTTGTTTGCCGAAACTTACGCCTGGGTAGTGCTGGTGCTGGGCTATTTCCAGGTTGCCTGGCCGCTGAACCGCCAGCCGGTGCCGCTGCCGAAAGATATGTCGTTGTGGCCGTCGGTGGATATTTTCGTGCCGACCTATAACGAAGATCTCAACGTGGTGAAAAACACCATTTACGCGTCGCTCGGTATCGACTGGCCGAAAGACAAACTCAAAATCTGGATCCTCGATGATGGCGGCCGCGAAGAGTTCCGCCAGTTCGCCAGTATGGTGGGCGTGGAGTACATCGCCCGCACCACGCATGAGCATGCGAAAGCCGGGAACATCAATAACGCGCTGAAATATGCGAAGGGCGAGTTTGTCTCGATTTTCGACTGTGACCACGTTCCGACGCGCTCTTTTCTGCAAATGACCATGGGCTGGTTCCTGAAAGAGAAAAAGCTGGCGATGATGCAGACGCCGCACCACTTCTTCTCGCCGGACCCGTTTGAGCGTAACTTGGGGCGCTTTCGTAAAACGCCTAATGAAGGCACGCTGTTCTATGGTCTGGTGCAGGACGGCAACGACATGTGGGATGCCACTTTCTTCTGCGGCTCCTGCGCGGTTATTCGTCGTGGGCCGCTGGATCAGATTGGCGGGATTGCGGTGGAAACCGTCACCGAAGATGCGCACACCTCGCTGCGTTTACACCGCCTTGGGTACACCTCTGCATATATGCGTATTCCGCAGGCGGCAGGGCTGGCGACCGAGAGCCTTTCGGCGCACATTGGTCAGCGTATTCGCTGGGCGCGTGGCATGGTGCAGATTTTCCGCCTCGACAATCCGCTGTTTGGTAAAGGGCTGAAACTGCCGCAGCGGCTGTGTTACGTCAATGCCATGTTCCACTTCTTATCGGGCATCCCGCGGCTGATCTTTCTGACTGCGCCGCTGGCGTTTCTGCTGTTGCATGCCTACATCATTTACGCTCCGGCGCTGATGATCGCCCTGTTCGTACTGCCGCACATGATTCACGCCAGCCTGACGAACTCGAAGATTCAGGGGAAATATCGCCACTCTTTCTGGAGCGAGATCTACGAAACGGTGCTGGCATGGTATATCGCGCCGCCTACGCTGGTGGCGCTGTTCAACCCGCACAAAGGCAAGTTTAACGTCACCGCCAAAGGCGGGCTGGTGGAAGAGGAGTATGTGGACTGGGTGATTTCTCGTCCTTACATCTTCCTGGTACTGCTCAACCTGGTGGGTGTGCTGGTGGGGATCTGGCGCTATTTCTACGGCCCGGAAAATGAAGTGCTCACCGTGTTCGTCAGTATGGCCTGGGTGTTTTACAACATGGTGATTCTTGGCGGTGCGGTGGCGGTATCGGTCGAAAGCAAACAGGTGCGCCGCGCGCACCGTGTCGAAATCTCCATGCCAGCGGCCATTGCCCGCGAAGATGGTCATCTCTTCTCCTGTACCGTCCATGACTTCTCCGACGGCGGTTTGGGCATCAAGATTAATGGCCAGGCGCAGGTGCTGGAAGGGCAGAAAGTAAACCTGCTGCTGAAGCGCGGCCAGCAAGAGTATGCGTTTCCAACTACGGTAGCGCGTGTCATTGGCAACCAGGTCGGTCTGCAACTGATGCCGCTCACCACCAAACAACATATCGATTTTGTGCAGTGTACCTTTGCCCGTGCAGACACATGGGCGCTGTGGCAGGACAGCTTCCCGGAAGATAAACCTCTGGAAAGTCTGTTTGATATTTTGAAACTGGGTTTCCGCGGCTATCGCCATCTCGCGGAATTTGCTCCGCCGTCCGTCAAAGTGATTTTCCGCTCATTTACCGATCTGGTGGCCTGGGTGGTGTCATTTATTCCGCGTCGCCCGGCACGGAATATGGCCGTGCAGCAACCAACGACGTGA
- the bcsB gene encoding cellulose biosynthesis cyclic di-GMP-binding regulatory protein BcsB: protein MKRKISWICAVAVGVSTLSPMMTSAAPSHPAPNVPAVAPATDPVATPAPQQAESLTPTTPTAGNVVGQVMPGLPGANAPVVATDSPSRDVKLTFAQIAPPPGSMVLRGINPDGGVEFGVRSDEVVSKAVLNLEYTPSPSLLPVQSQLKVYLNDELMGVLPVTKEQLGKKTLAQVPINPLFISDFNRVRLEFVGHYRDVCENPASSTLWLDIGRSSSLEMTYQSLPLKNDLSHFPVPFFDPRDNRALTLPMVFAGAPDIAQQQAAAIIASWFGSRAGWRGQTFPVSYNSLPDRNAIVFATNDKRPDFLRDAPAVKGPTISMINHPGNPYVKLLIVMGRDDKDLLQAAKGIAQGNVLFRGDSVTVDEVKPLLARQPYDAPNWVRTDRPVTFGELKTYEEQLQSTGLEPSSINVSLNLPPDLYLLRSTGIDMNLNYRYTAPLTKDSSRMDISLNNQFLQYFNLTSNQDTNRLLLRLPVLQGLLDSKTDVSIPALKLGAVNQLRFDFQYMNPMPGGSIDNCVTFQQVPNRVVIGDDSTIDFSKYYHFIAMPDLRAFANAGFPFSRMADLSQTVIVTPTQPTPAQVGTLLNTLGTIGAQTGFPAINMQLTSDASQLQGKDADIMIIGSIPQPLKNDEKIDLLVNATQSWVKTPLRQSPFMASEEDAADRKADTKTAVSSDGPMAAVISFQSPFNDQRSVVALLADSPRGYELLNNAMNDSGKRAAIFGSVTVIRESGVNGLRVGDVYYVGHLPWFERIWYALANHPVLLAILAAVSVVLLAWVLWRLLRIISRRRLDSDHE, encoded by the coding sequence ATGAAAAGAAAAATTTCATGGATTTGTGCTGTGGCGGTAGGGGTAAGTACCCTGTCCCCGATGATGACTTCTGCCGCGCCCTCGCATCCGGCGCCTAATGTCCCGGCTGTCGCACCGGCTACGGATCCGGTCGCAACGCCCGCGCCGCAGCAAGCTGAATCGCTGACGCCAACAACGCCGACCGCAGGGAATGTTGTAGGCCAGGTAATGCCCGGCCTGCCAGGCGCTAATGCGCCGGTGGTGGCGACAGATTCGCCATCCCGCGACGTCAAACTTACCTTCGCGCAGATCGCCCCGCCGCCGGGCAGCATGGTGCTGCGCGGTATTAACCCGGACGGTGGCGTTGAGTTTGGCGTTCGTAGCGACGAAGTGGTGTCAAAAGCAGTGCTTAACCTTGAGTACACGCCATCGCCGTCGCTGTTGCCGGTTCAATCCCAGTTAAAGGTTTATCTGAATGATGAGTTGATGGGCGTCTTGCCGGTCACCAAAGAGCAGCTCGGTAAGAAGACGCTAGCGCAGGTGCCGATCAACCCGCTGTTTATTAGCGATTTCAACCGCGTGCGGCTGGAGTTTGTTGGCCACTATCGCGATGTTTGTGAAAACCCAGCCAGCAGCACGCTGTGGCTGGATATCGGTCGCAGCAGTTCGCTGGAGATGACCTACCAAAGTCTGCCGCTGAAAAACGATCTCTCCCACTTCCCGGTACCGTTCTTCGACCCGCGTGATAACCGGGCGTTAACTCTGCCGATGGTCTTTGCCGGTGCGCCGGACATCGCGCAGCAGCAGGCTGCGGCGATCATCGCTTCGTGGTTCGGTTCACGTGCTGGCTGGCGCGGCCAGACTTTCCCGGTCTCTTATAATAGCCTGCCGGATCGTAATGCCATTGTTTTCGCCACTAACGATAAACGCCCGGATTTCCTGCGTGACGCGCCAGCCGTGAAAGGGCCGACCATTAGCATGATCAACCATCCGGGTAACCCGTATGTGAAGTTGCTGATCGTGATGGGGCGCGACGATAAAGATCTGTTGCAGGCGGCAAAAGGTATCGCTCAGGGCAACGTGCTGTTCCGTGGCGATAGCGTCACGGTGGATGAAGTTAAACCGCTGCTGGCTCGCCAGCCGTATGACGCGCCGAACTGGGTGCGTACTGATCGTCCGGTGACCTTCGGCGAGCTGAAAACCTATGAGGAACAGTTGCAGTCCACCGGCCTGGAGCCATCGTCCATCAACGTGTCGCTGAATTTGCCGCCGGATCTCTATCTGCTGCGCAGCACCGGTATCGATATGAATCTCAACTATCGTTATACCGCGCCGCTGACCAAAGATAGCTCGCGCATGGATATCAGCCTGAATAACCAGTTCCTGCAATATTTCAACCTGACCAGCAACCAGGACACGAACCGTCTGTTGCTGCGCCTGCCGGTACTGCAAGGTCTGCTGGACAGCAAAACGGATGTGTCGATTCCGGCGCTGAAACTGGGGGCAGTCAACCAGTTGCGCTTCGACTTCCAGTATATGAATCCCATGCCGGGCGGCAGCATCGATAACTGCGTGACGTTCCAGCAAGTCCCGAACCGCGTGGTGATTGGCGACGACTCAACCATCGATTTCTCGAAGTATTACCACTTTATCGCCATGCCGGATCTGCGCGCCTTCGCGAATGCAGGCTTCCCGTTTAGCCGGATGGCGGATCTGTCGCAAACCGTTATTGTCACCCCGACACAGCCGACGCCAGCACAGGTTGGTACGCTGCTGAATACGCTTGGCACCATCGGCGCGCAAACCGGCTTCCCGGCCATTAATATGCAACTGACCAGCGATGCCAGCCAACTGCAGGGGAAAGACGCCGACATCATGATCATCGGCTCGATTCCGCAACCGTTGAAGAACGACGAGAAGATCGACCTGCTGGTAAATGCGACGCAAAGCTGGGTGAAAACGCCGCTGCGCCAGTCGCCATTTATGGCAAGTGAAGAGGATGCCGCTGACCGCAAAGCCGATACGAAAACGGCAGTCAGTTCCGATGGCCCAATGGCGGCAGTGATTAGCTTCCAGTCGCCGTTCAACGATCAGCGCAGCGTTGTGGCGCTGCTGGCGGACAGCCCGCGCGGCTACGAACTGCTGAACAATGCCATGAACGACAGCGGTAAACGCGCGGCGATTTTCGGTTCGGTAACGGTGATCCGTGAATCCGGCGTTAACGGTCTGCGCGTAGGCGATGTCTACTATGTCGGTCACTTGCCGTGGTTTGAGCGTATCTGGTATGCGCTGGCGAACCACCCGGTACTGTTGGCCATTCTGGCTGCGGTCAGCGTTGTCTTGCTGGCATGGGTACTGTGGCGCTTGCTGCGAATTATCAGCCGCCGCCGCCTTGATTCGGACCACGAGTAA
- the bcsZ gene encoding cellulose synthase complex periplasmic endoglucanase BcsZ produces MKALRWVVMMALMLAAMSTRAACTWPAWEHFKQAYISEGGRVVDPSDARKITTSEGQSYALFFALAANDRKAFDNLLQWTQNNLAQGSLSDHLPAWLWGKKDQQNWTVLDTNSASDADLWIAWSLLEAGRLWKNDAYTHLGKALLDRIAKEEVVKVPELGLMLLPGKIGFADDSAWRFNPSYLPPQLASYFTRFGAPWTTLRETNLQLLLETAPKGFSPDWVRYQKGQGWQLKSEKTLIGSYDAIRVYLWAGMLNDSDTQKARLLAKFKPMATVTTKNNAPPEKVDVATGKIEGNGPVGFAAALLPFLQDRDVQARLRQNVADHFPGDDAYYSYVLTLFGQGWDEHRFRFTPRGELQPDWGQECASSQ; encoded by the coding sequence ATGAAGGCGCTACGTTGGGTGGTGATGATGGCGCTGATGCTGGCGGCGATGAGTACGCGCGCCGCCTGCACCTGGCCTGCCTGGGAGCATTTTAAACAGGCCTATATCAGCGAGGGTGGTCGGGTAGTGGATCCGAGCGATGCGCGCAAAATCACCACTTCGGAAGGGCAAAGCTATGCGCTGTTCTTCGCGCTGGCCGCCAACGATCGCAAGGCATTTGATAACCTGCTGCAATGGACGCAAAACAACCTCGCGCAAGGCTCGCTCAGCGACCACCTTCCTGCCTGGCTGTGGGGGAAAAAAGACCAGCAGAACTGGACGGTGCTGGATACCAACTCGGCTTCCGATGCCGATCTCTGGATCGCCTGGTCACTGCTGGAAGCCGGGCGCTTGTGGAAAAACGATGCTTACACCCACCTGGGGAAAGCGCTGTTAGACCGCATCGCCAAAGAAGAGGTGGTGAAGGTGCCAGAGCTTGGGTTGATGTTGCTGCCGGGAAAAATCGGCTTTGCCGATGACAGCGCCTGGCGGTTTAACCCCAGCTATTTGCCGCCGCAACTGGCGAGCTATTTCACCCGTTTCGGCGCGCCCTGGACAACGCTGCGCGAAACCAATCTGCAACTGTTGCTGGAGACTGCGCCAAAAGGCTTTTCGCCGGACTGGGTGCGCTATCAAAAGGGGCAGGGCTGGCAACTCAAAAGCGAAAAGACGCTGATCGGAAGCTACGACGCGATTCGCGTCTATTTGTGGGCTGGCATGCTGAATGACAGCGACACGCAGAAAGCGCGGTTGCTGGCGAAGTTTAAACCGATGGCGACGGTCACAACGAAAAATAACGCGCCCCCGGAAAAAGTGGATGTGGCGACCGGCAAGATCGAGGGTAACGGGCCGGTAGGTTTTGCCGCTGCGCTGTTGCCATTTTTACAGGATCGCGATGTTCAGGCCCGGCTGCGGCAGAACGTCGCAGACCATTTTCCCGGTGACGATGCCTACTACAGCTATGTTCTTACCCTGTTTGGACAAGGGTGGGATGAGCACCGTTTTCGTTTCACCCCTCGTGGTGAGTTACAACCTGACTGGGGCCAGGAATGCGCAAGTTCACAGTAA